The following are from one region of the Geoalkalibacter subterraneus genome:
- the typA gene encoding translational GTPase TypA, protein MSQNIRNIAIIAHVDHGKTTLVDALLKQSGIFRDNQVITERVMDSNDLEKERGITILAKNLSIRHGDLKINIVDTPGHADFGGEVERVLKMVDSVLLLVDACDGPMPQTRFVLKKSLDLGLKPIVVINKIDRPGARPEKVVDMVFDLFCELNANEDQLDFPLVYASAKEGYAKKEMAQDSDNLEPLFQMIGERVAPPEADPDRPFQMLITHIDYNDYIGRIATGKIFNGRIRTGDPLALVKRGGEIVRGRISKLLGYDGLKQVEIESASAGDIVTIAGFEKVGIGETFAAIDNPHALPYVSIDEPTIAMNFMVNSSPFAGREGKFMTSRQIRERLQRELRTNVSLRVEDTENTDTFKISGRGELHLSILIENMRREGFELAVSKPEVIMREIDGEVCEPMEYLVIDVPEEFQGTVIEKLGTRKAEMVSMQPMDGINRLEFVIPARGLIGFRTEFLTDTRGTGIMTHTFHGYAPFKGAIQGRKNGVLIALEAGETAGYALFNLQDRGILFVGPGVDVYEGMIIGQHAKENDLVVNPCKGKKLTNVRASGSDEAIRLTPPRNLSLEQALEYIDEDELVEITPTSIRLRKKYLDANERKKYEKKNK, encoded by the coding sequence ATGTCGCAAAACATCCGCAATATCGCCATTATCGCCCATGTCGATCACGGCAAGACCACGCTGGTTGATGCCCTGCTCAAGCAGTCCGGCATCTTCCGGGACAACCAGGTCATCACCGAGCGAGTGATGGACAGCAACGACCTGGAAAAGGAGCGTGGTATCACGATCCTCGCCAAAAACCTCTCCATCCGTCATGGCGATCTCAAAATCAATATCGTCGACACCCCGGGTCACGCCGACTTCGGCGGCGAGGTGGAGCGTGTTCTGAAAATGGTCGATTCGGTCCTGCTGCTGGTCGATGCCTGCGACGGCCCCATGCCCCAAACCCGCTTCGTCCTCAAGAAATCCCTCGATCTCGGCCTCAAACCGATCGTCGTGATCAACAAGATCGACCGCCCCGGCGCCCGGCCGGAAAAGGTGGTAGACATGGTATTCGACCTTTTCTGCGAACTCAACGCAAACGAGGACCAGCTTGACTTTCCCCTCGTCTACGCCAGCGCAAAAGAAGGATACGCAAAAAAGGAGATGGCCCAGGATTCGGACAATCTCGAACCTCTTTTCCAGATGATCGGCGAACGCGTCGCACCGCCGGAAGCAGATCCGGATCGACCCTTCCAGATGCTTATCACCCACATCGACTACAATGACTATATCGGGCGAATCGCCACAGGCAAGATATTCAATGGCCGCATCCGCACCGGCGACCCGTTGGCGCTGGTCAAACGCGGCGGGGAGATCGTGCGCGGCCGCATCTCCAAACTGCTCGGCTACGACGGGCTCAAGCAGGTCGAGATCGAGTCTGCATCGGCGGGCGATATCGTCACCATAGCAGGCTTTGAGAAGGTCGGCATCGGAGAGACTTTCGCCGCCATCGACAACCCCCATGCCCTGCCCTATGTTTCCATTGACGAGCCAACCATTGCAATGAATTTCATGGTCAACTCATCCCCCTTTGCCGGTCGCGAGGGCAAGTTCATGACCTCGCGGCAGATCCGCGAACGACTGCAGCGTGAACTTCGCACCAACGTCTCACTTCGGGTTGAAGACACCGAGAACACCGACACCTTCAAAATCTCCGGCCGGGGGGAATTGCACCTGTCGATTCTGATCGAAAATATGCGCCGGGAAGGTTTTGAGCTAGCGGTTTCCAAACCCGAGGTCATCATGCGGGAGATCGACGGTGAGGTCTGCGAACCCATGGAATACCTCGTAATCGATGTTCCTGAAGAATTCCAGGGGACCGTGATTGAAAAACTTGGCACCCGCAAGGCGGAAATGGTCTCCATGCAGCCCATGGACGGCATCAACCGACTCGAATTCGTGATCCCCGCCCGCGGTCTGATCGGCTTCAGAACCGAATTTCTCACCGACACCCGCGGTACCGGCATCATGACCCACACCTTCCACGGATACGCCCCCTTCAAAGGCGCGATCCAGGGGCGTAAAAACGGAGTTCTCATTGCCCTGGAGGCCGGCGAAACGGCAGGCTACGCCCTGTTCAACCTGCAGGATCGCGGAATTCTGTTCGTTGGACCGGGAGTGGATGTCTACGAAGGCATGATTATCGGACAGCACGCCAAGGAGAACGACCTGGTTGTGAACCCCTGCAAAGGGAAAAAGCTCACCAATGTACGCGCCTCCGGCAGCGATGAAGCGATTCGCCTGACTCCGCCCCGCAACCTGAGCCTGGAACAGGCGCTGGAATACATCGACGAGGATGAGCTGGTGGAGATCACCCCGACCTCGATTCGCCTGCGGAAAAAATATCTCGACGCCAACGAAAGAAAGAAATACGAGAAAAAAAACAAGTGA
- a CDS encoding Hsp20/alpha crystallin family protein → MEKRTIPVTRQGSSPSTQEQGRPWEHAARPAVDIFETEDNLTLVADLPGADKDQLDINLDQGILTLKAKVANPEQGHALSREFTPSHYFRQFHLPDQIAVDRVSAEFRNGVLTLVMPKTEAAKPRRIEIHH, encoded by the coding sequence ATGGAAAAACGAACCATCCCCGTCACGCGGCAGGGTTCCTCACCGTCGACACAGGAGCAGGGACGCCCCTGGGAGCATGCGGCACGCCCAGCCGTCGACATCTTCGAAACCGAGGATAACCTGACGCTGGTGGCGGATCTTCCCGGTGCGGATAAAGATCAACTTGACATCAATCTCGATCAGGGAATTCTGACACTGAAGGCCAAAGTCGCCAATCCGGAACAGGGCCATGCCCTGTCGCGGGAGTTTACCCCCTCTCACTATTTTCGACAGTTTCATCTCCCTGATCAAATTGCTGTTGATCGGGTTTCGGCAGAATTCAGGAATGGCGTTCTGACTCTGGTGATGCCCAAAACCGAAGCGGCCAAACCGCGTCGCATCGAAATTCATCACTGA
- a CDS encoding FKBP-type peptidyl-prolyl cis-trans isomerase has protein sequence MTQAKMGDRVKLHFVGKLDDGTIFESSEECLDDACGCDDHAESDCGCGPQPLEFTIGDGDVFAAIEQAVIGMAPGEKRTVRLSAEEAFGERDEDLIFEMSREELPEGLEPEEGEVLELGGESEEEEGFPVWVAQITDDMIVFDGNHPLAGNALNFDLELVEITGQ, from the coding sequence ATGACCCAAGCCAAAATGGGCGACCGGGTAAAACTTCATTTCGTCGGGAAGCTCGACGATGGAACCATTTTCGAATCCAGCGAGGAATGCCTCGATGATGCCTGCGGGTGCGATGATCACGCCGAATCGGATTGCGGCTGCGGGCCTCAGCCTCTGGAATTCACGATCGGCGATGGCGATGTTTTCGCCGCGATTGAACAGGCCGTCATAGGCATGGCGCCGGGCGAAAAGCGCACCGTACGCTTGAGTGCCGAAGAGGCTTTCGGCGAGAGGGACGAAGACCTGATCTTCGAGATGTCGCGGGAGGAGCTTCCCGAAGGACTCGAGCCGGAAGAAGGCGAAGTTCTCGAACTCGGGGGAGAAAGCGAAGAAGAGGAAGGGTTCCCGGTCTGGGTTGCCCAGATCACCGATGACATGATCGTTTTTGACGGCAATCACCCTCTGGCCGGCAATGCCCTGAATTTCGACCTTGAACTTGTGGAGATCACGGGACAATAA
- a CDS encoding Hsp20/alpha crystallin family protein, which translates to MAYPDIFSEMENLRREIDDAFRGFGMGRAVPGFLPGIGTSRYPAINLGEDHDNLYVQALMPGVDPQHVELNIMKGTLTIAGERKQGDENEKTWHRRERGMGHFLRAVELPSAVDPNKAKARYDNGILTVTLPKAEEAKPKKINVSVA; encoded by the coding sequence ATGGCATATCCGGATATTTTCAGCGAAATGGAAAATCTGAGACGCGAAATCGACGATGCTTTTCGTGGATTCGGCATGGGACGGGCTGTCCCCGGCTTTCTGCCGGGCATCGGCACGTCCCGGTATCCGGCCATCAACCTCGGCGAAGACCATGATAATCTGTACGTGCAGGCGTTGATGCCCGGTGTGGATCCCCAGCATGTCGAACTCAACATTATGAAAGGCACCCTGACCATTGCAGGGGAACGCAAGCAAGGCGATGAAAATGAAAAAACCTGGCATCGGCGTGAGCGCGGCATGGGGCATTTTCTGCGGGCGGTCGAACTGCCGTCGGCAGTGGACCCGAATAAGGCGAAGGCGCGGTACGACAACGGCATACTGACTGTCACGTTGCCTAAAGCCGAAGAGGCCAAGCCGAAGAAAATTAATGTATCTGTTGCCTGA
- the amrA gene encoding AmmeMemoRadiSam system protein A, translated as MDKELTDKEKSILLKIARQAIVDYVTKGEALPEPREEKSLNQRNGCFVTIKQNGRLRGCIGNFQSERPLFKEVAEMAISSATRDPRFYPLGKEDLDNFSLEISVLSPLKKIDDIEEIEVGRHGIYLEKGFYRGVLLPQVATEHGWDRTTFLKQTCIKAGLPTHAWQSEDAEIYIFSAQIFSEQE; from the coding sequence GTGGACAAGGAACTCACGGACAAGGAAAAAAGCATTCTTCTGAAAATCGCGCGACAGGCGATCGTTGACTACGTGACCAAAGGGGAGGCGCTCCCCGAACCGCGCGAGGAAAAATCCCTCAACCAGCGCAACGGATGCTTCGTCACCATCAAGCAGAACGGTCGGCTGCGTGGCTGTATCGGGAACTTTCAGTCCGAGCGCCCCCTTTTCAAAGAGGTGGCCGAAATGGCCATTTCCTCTGCCACCCGTGACCCGAGGTTCTATCCTCTGGGAAAGGAAGATCTCGACAACTTCTCCCTCGAGATCTCCGTTCTTTCCCCCCTCAAAAAGATTGACGACATTGAGGAGATCGAGGTTGGCCGGCACGGGATCTACCTGGAGAAAGGGTTCTACCGGGGGGTGCTTCTCCCCCAGGTCGCAACCGAGCATGGCTGGGACCGCACCACTTTTCTCAAGCAGACCTGCATCAAAGCGGGATTACCCACCCATGCCTGGCAAAGCGAGGACGCTGAAATTTACATCTTCAGCGCCCAGATATTCTCTGAGCAGGAATAG
- a CDS encoding Hsp20/alpha crystallin family protein → MALREMMPWRKQQLSHGREEENPFQALQRDMNRMMERFQRRFGRGDLAPGEDLWEGFFPTVDVSENEKEIRVTAEIPGIDEKDLDLTLSGSNLVIRGEKKSEKEEKEEHYYHKESSYGAFHRVIPLPAEVEEDKIEATYRKGVLKVRLPKSEQAQKSRKKIEIH, encoded by the coding sequence ATGGCTCTAAGAGAAATGATGCCCTGGAGAAAACAACAACTCTCCCATGGACGTGAGGAAGAGAATCCCTTCCAGGCTCTTCAACGCGACATGAATCGCATGATGGAACGTTTTCAAAGGCGTTTCGGGCGGGGAGATCTTGCCCCGGGCGAGGATCTCTGGGAAGGGTTTTTTCCCACCGTCGATGTATCGGAGAACGAAAAGGAGATCCGGGTTACCGCTGAGATCCCCGGTATCGATGAAAAGGATCTCGACCTGACTCTCAGTGGCAGCAACCTGGTCATCCGCGGGGAAAAGAAGAGCGAAAAGGAGGAAAAAGAGGAGCACTATTACCACAAGGAAAGCAGCTATGGGGCTTTCCACCGCGTGATTCCTCTGCCTGCGGAGGTTGAGGAAGACAAGATTGAAGCCACTTATCGCAAGGGGGTGCTCAAAGTCAGGCTTCCCAAGTCCGAACAGGCACAAAAATCACGGAAAAAGATTGAGATTCATTAG
- a CDS encoding NADH:flavin oxidoreductase, whose protein sequence is MSDLFDDVRIGSLIIPNRLVRSATWEGMCEKDGTPTTKLEKYYETLARGGIGLLISGYAFVRADGKQLPGKMGIDSDDKIPALRTLTSAARNNGSRIFCQLVHAGGQANAKETGSTPMAPSAIESSLYPVTPKEMSAQDIAEIIHAFGEGARRAKEAGFDGVQLHGAHGYLINQFLSPLTNKRTDRYGGSLEGRAQFLKEAFEAVREKVGLDYPVAIKLTASDNLEGGFSLEDAVEISRMLQNLGIDAIEVSSGTAASGDQTPVRQGIDTEEKEAYNATYAAAIKKSVNLPVMVVGGIRSGTVAKRILSAGQADFIALSRPLIREPDLPRLWQNDPHHRARCISCNGCFKPGLKEGGIYCVIDKIEQQDPNPAI, encoded by the coding sequence ATGTCTGACCTTTTTGACGACGTCCGAATCGGCTCACTGATCATCCCCAACCGTTTGGTGCGCAGTGCCACCTGGGAGGGGATGTGCGAAAAAGACGGCACCCCCACAACCAAGCTTGAAAAATATTACGAAACTCTCGCTCGCGGGGGGATCGGTCTATTGATCTCCGGCTATGCGTTCGTGCGGGCCGACGGCAAGCAGCTGCCCGGCAAGATGGGAATCGATAGCGATGACAAGATTCCGGCGCTGCGCACATTGACATCCGCTGCGCGCAACAACGGCAGCCGCATATTCTGCCAGTTGGTTCATGCCGGCGGGCAGGCCAACGCCAAGGAAACCGGCTCCACACCTATGGCCCCTTCCGCGATAGAATCTTCCCTTTACCCGGTCACCCCAAAGGAAATGAGCGCCCAGGATATTGCCGAAATCATCCACGCCTTCGGCGAGGGGGCGCGCCGCGCCAAGGAGGCGGGCTTCGACGGCGTGCAGCTGCACGGCGCCCACGGATACCTGATCAACCAGTTTCTTTCCCCTTTGACCAATAAACGTACCGACCGGTACGGCGGCAGCCTTGAAGGTCGTGCCCAGTTCCTGAAAGAAGCCTTCGAAGCGGTGCGGGAAAAAGTCGGACTCGACTACCCTGTTGCGATCAAGCTGACGGCCTCCGACAACCTGGAGGGAGGCTTTTCCCTGGAAGACGCGGTCGAAATCTCTCGCATGTTGCAGAACCTGGGGATCGACGCCATCGAGGTCAGCTCCGGTACGGCCGCCTCCGGAGACCAGACCCCCGTGCGACAGGGAATCGACACCGAGGAGAAGGAAGCCTACAATGCAACCTATGCCGCTGCGATCAAAAAGTCAGTGAATCTGCCGGTCATGGTGGTCGGCGGCATCCGCTCCGGCACTGTTGCAAAGCGCATCCTGTCCGCCGGTCAGGCTGATTTTATCGCACTGTCCCGCCCCCTGATCCGAGAGCCCGACCTGCCAAGGCTGTGGCAAAATGACCCGCACCACCGCGCTCGCTGCATTTCCTGCAACGGCTGTTTCAAGCCCGGTTTGAAAGAAGGCGGTATCTATTGCGTTATCGATAAAATCGAGCAACAGGACCCGAATCCTGCGATCTGA